A region of the Salvia splendens isolate huo1 chromosome 11, SspV2, whole genome shotgun sequence genome:
AACTCCCATAAACCCTATAAATAGACTGTTTATAATGGCCAATGGGCTAGGTTACATGGCCAATGGGCTAGGTTACAAGGCAAAAAGGCATCTCGACCGCCATGAAAGCCATATACTGCCACGGCGCTTCGCGAATGGCGGCCGCCATTCAAAAAAGGGAGTAAACTGCCATATCACAAGGTGGCGGTGGCGTTGAGCCTAGAAACTGCCACCGCCATCCGCCACGGCGCCGCCAGCTCCGCTTTTTAATAACACTGTTTGATACCACAATTTCCAAACAAAGAACAAGACACAGGCAAAAGTGCAGATTGCAAAAACAAGCACATTTCCAAGTTCATTCAAACATAATTATTCTGTATATATTTAGAGTATAAAGACCTCATACCTATAAAAGAAGAGAGTTGAAAGTCATTTTACAAGTTAGTTTACATGGAGAGTTGGAAGTCATTTTACAAGTTAGTTTACATGGAGAGTTGGAAGTCATTTTACAAAGAGAGGTTCCTACTGAGGCAAAAACTGGTgcattaaaaggaaaaatacGTTAAAAAGTTCACTTTTGTATTGAGATATAACGGCAATAATCATTGATGTATATGTGCGGACAGACCAAGACAAAACAAATGTAAAAGAATGTACATCACACAAGCAacagaaatgaaaataaaaaatttaacatcCCCAAAATTGTTTATGGTGGACTTACTCGTCATAAGCATTGGCCCAATTATCACCAGAAGAATCGCCAAGCACTCCATCAGCAACCTGACGCTCAAATTCATCTGACCAGTCATTGACATTTAGCTTGGAAAATTCATTCGCCCACTCATCTTCTGTTGAACCTTGTTGCCCACGTTCAGTAGCAAACTCATTTGCCCAGCCATGTGGTCCTTGAGAAAGCTGAATGGTAAGAACCGTAAGATCAGAAAAGATTTTAGCGGACTGGAAAATGTCAACCCTTATCAGTACAAGGAAATGAAGCAGGAATGTTCTAAGCATACTAGTAAAACTCCTAAACATTTTTTCCTTTTGCCATAAGCATGTGTTCATGGTGTCTTTAGGAAAGTCTGAACTTGCCTGTTCATTAGAAAACTGGTCAGCCCAGGATCTGCCCCCACTGTGCTGCTGTTCATATTCAGCAGCCCAATCTCCAGGTGCAGAAATTCCAGCAGGCTTGAATTGATTGTCCTCAATAGTGATTTCACCACGGCTCATCTTTGACACAAACTGGAGGAACTTTGAATTCTGTACGTCCAAATTAGTGCAGAAAAGAAAATCAGGAAAAATTTATGATGCAAGAAACCTGAATAATTAAGGACATTCATGTATGCAGATGTATACTCGACTAGACTTGTCTTGTCATACGTTGAACTAGCAATTGAACCCCTTAAACCATCATGGCTTAGTATTCAGTCATATATATTTCTCCTACAAGTTAGATCAGTAACTTGATTGTTGTCATTTCTCATATGGagctacttttatttttaaagaagTGTATAAAGAAGTATTTACAGCACGGACATATTAAAGATGGAACGTAACCTGAAACTTTGGGTCATTATTTTGAGCAAGCGTATGAGCTAACATGCGAGTCTGCTCCATGGCAGCAAGGTTAGGGACACCAGTAGCTCTCATTTGATCAACTGAAGCAAGTTGCAAGTGCTCCTGAAATTTAGCAAGGTAAATAAAACGAGCATATTCACCAGCATCAATATGAACTGCTCTCTTCCAAGAAAAGCTAGTGCAAAAGGAGATACTGTATAAATGGAGACTTTACAAGGATTGTTACTTTCCATACGAAATAAAAGAAATGCCGCAAATACCCCTCAAAAAATCCACCAGATAAGTGGAGGGCAGAGATTCTCCCTCAAAGTCTTAGTAAAGAGTGTCAGAGTAAGAAATGGCAGTCACTATAGCCAGTAAGATAAGCTCAAGACTACTAAACGTTTATTGTTCTTCAGAACATACACTATGGTAGTTACACCATCCAGGGGCTGTGATTCAGGTTTTACATATAAGTGTTCCTCAgtgatataaaattaaaaactaagaaTATGTTTCACCAAGTTGAACAGAAAAAACGGATGCATTAGACACCACCcttgaaaccctaatttctttatttagcaagcaaaaaaatatttttccagaCATGAATGTTGAAACTGGATAGATTGTAACACTCAGTCTTCCCAtggttttctttttttgaagcATTAAGGCAGAGCTGACTTAGTCGCAAATAACCACCAAGTAAAATGCTGAAAATAAGCTAGAGCAAATAACATATTGGAGGTAATACAAGAAGAGATAATTCCTTACATGCTCAAATTCAGATGCCCAACCATTTGCACCATGTTGTCTTTCAAATGACTGAGCCCACATATTTGGATTGTCATGAGGCACTAGCTGTTGTGAAAATTCAGAGGCCCATCCATCTGCACGACCAGACATAGGTTTCATATGTTGTGACTCGGTCCAATATTCCTCTAGCTCCGGAAATCTTCCATGTATTGGGCCTCTGGCTCGGATATCATTATCAATGTCTAAAGCTGACAGCAGTGCATTAACCTGAAATGATGGTTAATCCAAATTATCTGAAATGCAATGCCAGATACCATCAAAATAGGAGCAATGAACTGTAAGGTTACACACTCAAAATTTAGGCACTACTAAAAGAACCACAGACAGATAATCTTATCATGGGCTAAAAATACACATTAGCATATTTTTTAGAAGATTTCCTATAACCGATGCAGAGCATATTTGCTATGTTTAGAAGTAGGATACCAAAATCCCATGTTAATACAATGATTACTTTGTAAGAGAAGATTCACGTTTATAAAGCTTAGAATATTCAAAAGGATAGACAGCAGTACACTTGCACATACTCTCATTTTTATACACCTACCTGTGTATGAATAAACTCTTCGCTCTTGTCTGCAAAAAGATGGCGAGCCATAATACTGCTACGATCACGTATGCATTGCTTGTCACCTTCAGACAGTCCTAAAACAGGAAGTGAAGCTGGATGGAAAGGTATGCTACCATGTCCGCTGTGAAGAAATGAGTGCAAAAAATTGGACAAAACTTTTTGAGGTGGCCCTGCAATcgacaaaataaaatagttagTTAAGAATACATAAGTCACTTCATGTTGCTTTAGTCTGGCAGACAGTATGAACCTACATGTGAGAGCGACTTAgttgaaaagagaaaaatatctTTGATCAAGTCAAAAAACACTCTCTGATGGGCATCATACATTAAATTCAAAGAGAAACAAGGTTTCACTCAACATTGCAGTTTACGACCCCATTTCCCACCAATATTTCACCCTAGGAGAGAACTTATATGATATTTTACCAACTCAACCAAAACCATGACACCATGTGTAAATTGGAACTTTGTTTGCTACCAACTCCATTTTACTGAAACGCTCAACCTATCAAGACTGAAGTTTCAACATTTCACATGATTACTTACACCAACAACTCATATCAGAACACCTATGTCACCACTCTAGCTATCCCCACAGTTGTGTAATACAACAACCAGACCACTGTGCTGAATGGCTTGGTCCAAGTCTAACTGCTGCTCAGAGAAGTCCAAGTCAATCACTGATATTATCATATTAGAGCAAAAAAAAAGATTGCACTATGCAAACGTATCTCATCAAGTCAGTCCGGATTTACCAAAGCCaaatttaatggttgttttccACAATTCAGTTCATTTGCAACAGAAAACGTACAGTCAAAACACCAATTCCACCCTGGGCAGAAGACAGAAGTAACTGAAATGCTCCACATTTGACAGTTCCTGCCCCACATTTGTTTTTACTTAATTCATAACTCCTAACATTAGTGGATGTTAAACATTACATACAAAAGAATTtcgttatttttttttttccttaggTTCCTTTGTGGTTACATATATCTTCCATAATTGATTGGGGGTAACTCATGCGTTCTTGAATTTTCACATTTGGCTTTCATATATTTTCATTCACTGCATATTCCATTCCAGAGTTCTAATCAGAACTTCTCTACTTGTATGTACACATTAGTGAAGCGGCTGGATGCATAAGGGAAGCTAGCGTATATGAGGCCCATGTCAGGATGTAACTTGTAAGTGAACAACATGAAGGGTTCATGCTCTCCTTGCATATGTTAGATAGTGcttaaaaattgattaaatttgaTAAATGGTGTTGGAAGGAATCAGCTTTGTTCATTAAGTGGCATGTAATTTACCAGTATAAAGAAGGCGAGAGTCAAAACAAAACACAAGTTGAAGAACAAAGATTTAAtcataataatgataaaaaaaatcaaaattaccaTCAAAATCTTGTTGAAGCCGGGCGTGCTCTAAAGGCAAGTTGGTTGGTCCAGCCCTTCCTTGAAAATGAGGAATCTGAGGCCTCTGAATGTCATCCCAAGCATCTGAAAACCTATTTTGATCCATTGAGTGAAAGCCTTGAAGGAATTCTGAACCCTGAAAATATAGCAGATTATGAAATTTATCCAATAGATCCCACCAGCAATCagtaagaaaaagaagaaaaagtaatACCAACCTGCACATTAGGATGCATATATTCAAGCTCAGACCCTGGAAGCGTAGCATTAAAGGGTTCTCCCATCCCTGCATGCAAATTGCCATCTGATGCAGTAGCTGTTGCAGTTGGTATCTCTTGAAGCCTTTCCTGCTTGATGATGAAGAGAGTTCTTGTGAGCAATTATGCATGAGACATATGTATATGAACTCTAGTGAGCACCCAATATCAGGTAACTCCACATCAATTTTTGTCTGAATCTCCTATCCATAGCCTACCAATATAATGTAAAAGCTAGAACCTTTGACCCAATGCCATTTTTCCTGGATAAGTGAGATCAAAATAATACAATGATCATACTTCCCTCAATCAGTCTAATCTCTCAACAGTTACAGAGGCAAAAAAACCCTAATTGTCTCAATTAAATACTCCAGCAAGAATCATTACAAAGAAAGATAAGTGGTAGGTGAACACACAAAACCCTAAGTACTACAGCCCTAATTTGCACTATCCGCCCTAATCATAACATAATCTTCTACAATAGCACGTGTCAGCTAAGCCACACCGAGCTATGCAGCAATTGCTCGAAAAGAAATGCTCTATTGCTCGATCAATTATCTTAACCTGAGAATCGTGCTTCCCCTACTTGCGTGAAAACATGAAAAAATAAGTGCTACCAATCCAATAGAGAGAGGCATAGTCTTGAGCCATAAAATCATTATAAACGGCAAATTGAAGCGAAAAAAAGAAGATTATGATTGGAGAACCTGGGTTTTGGAGGATGAACCAATAAGGGCGTTGGCGAGAGCTCCGAGAGGGTTAGATGAAGAAGACGACCCCGGCACCGCGCAGGCGGCGCCACCGCTCACAAGGTCCCGCATCGCCATAGGAAGAGAATTCCGGTAAGGCTTCCTACGGCAGCACGGCGCCGCTTATTTTCTTCCCAATTTCAGTAGCTagctgagagagagagagagaatcttACAGCCGGAAATGGAATTATCGAaataaaagttttaattttgAGGCAGAGAAAGCGTTTGAGGTGATGAAGTAAACAGCATAAATAATTCTCAGTTTTTTTTTggctatatatttttatttcgaTTTTTTGTATGCTTAGATGTATAGATCATTTATTGGGATGTGGAAACTTATCGATAAGCCGTTATTTGCTTTTTTGGTTTATTGAATAAAAGTATACGGTACCGACCTATGTGGATGAAATCcagtaaaaataaaatctaCTAATAGTGTATATTTGAAAATtgacatttttaaaattatggagtaattttAGTTTGAAGATATTAATTCtaatgattaattatttttagatAAAATTGACAAGAATTACTAAAGAATAATTGGctcactaataatattttcgCATCATAAGATTATTCTTTCAATGGCTCATTCACAATATTGTTGCATCATAAGCTTGTTTTTTCAATGGATAATTATTTGGCCATTCTATTTTGTTTTGTTATCGTTGTTATTTACACAAATAAAACTTACAAAAATGTAGCTATAGAAGAAAATGTGATGTATGATAacatttaggccatccacaatatgaatagcccagccatagcctagccactgccacatcatcagcactaaaaatcctcatgccacatcatcaaaacaagcaaatagcccagcaatagcccagccatagcctagccacataatatccacatcactattaacaaatatatacaaaatgaaataattaacaatcacacaatatacgaaatttaatttacgagacatatacgggaaacattaataatactattaaaattttaaaaagtacaataatttaaaaaaagtacaataattaaaaaaagttacaataatttttaaaaaagtacaataattcactcctcgtcgccgtcgtcgtctcctccatcgctgtcgccaccatcgtctccgcctccgtcgccgccgcctctactcccgtcggcttccctccgtgccgcctccaaatcatcctgcatgctcaggagcaatgtttgaagcaaactcttctccacggggtccatttaccgttgttggtcttgtacagaaatttagatagagagagtactcgttaatacaagtggtgcgaatgaaaatgacaggcaagtcgcgtatatatagtgtttcggaaacaaacaaaaaaaattaaaaattcgcgctaagcgggtgcgctaggcgctattgtggatgctcttactcccCTCCATTCCATTATAGTAgagttatttcattttttgcactcattttaaaaatataataataataataataataataataataataataataataataatagttaaaagtgaataaagagtaaaataagaaaataaataatatagagaatactcttattcattttatgttttcaCAACTTTAAATTTAGAGTGAACCACATTAATAATATCTGAACTTGTCGAAAAAAGCACCAATggtcccaatttttttttatcgttttTAGTACGATAAGAGTAAAGTAACCCTAGGCACCACTAGTATGAGTATTTAATGTTTGGGGGCATTTTGGACCTTTCTACTCTccctttaatttcttttatttaatttttcttccataatcattttcttttaaaaactcaattaaaccctcatttaaataatatttgattgcaaaaatttaaataagaaaccaaatgtttaaattatgttgtatttatttttataattaaattatgttgtatttatttttataattaaattatggagtatataCAACTCAATCAATCTGTATATTtgtaaagaaaaaattaaatctaatagtaacatttttttaataaaaagaataaagtgagctataaaaaattcaacttaaatttttaaaatttgagaggaaaaaattattatagtaaactataataaaaaaaattaaatgctacttaaatatttaaatgttactCCCTATAtttaagtgaaaaataaatattttaattactttaactaaaatatagtatagtgaaaaatattatttaagtaaaataattaaaatttaagtgaattataTCCAACATAATTAAAGCGAACTCTTGCAAGTaacattttttactaaaaatattaaagtaaactatactaattttttcattataaagtTTAATCTATACGTTATTcaagtaattatttaaaaaatttaagtgaattaattcaaaaggTGCTTTTGTGTATGTCCAGAAAAATTGCATGATTGAAGAGGTACCAAAACTATAATTTTCAAATACCGAAAATGTCCTTTATGGCATTTAGGAGTTTTTTCAAATGTAGAGGGGTATAAAAGACTGACAGGTACTAAAAATGTAATTTCTATGGACCAAAAAGgctataaaaaaattttatggACCATTGGTGCATTTTTCGACAAGATCAGAGACTATTAGTACAGTTCATTCTTAAATTTATTCTCATTTTCTGAAAATTAgagtagaaaataaaatgactttATTACTTTGGAATATAGCATATACAATTTTAAGAAGGGGAGGAAATTCCACTTACAATTAAAATTTGATGTAAGATATGGTAATTTTAAGATTAATGCAATTAAAATCGGTGCTATAATATTGTGCTGAAAGAATTTATCGGTTGTGTTTCAAATTTTGACGAAGatgaaagaaattaaaaaaattgttacaTACATGTATAATCATTTCTATACAACTTGGCACTTAGAAAAGTGTGCTTGGTATAAACTATAATGATCCTTGTCAGGTGATCTAAGTGCTTGGTATAAACTATAATGATCTTTGTCATGTGATAGTATCCATATTGCTTTCTATGAAATACCCTTCTATTGCTTTTCTAAACTCTATTCAAGGAGcatatctaatttatttttacattttttatataaaaattaatatttaaaagttGAAAGAGACGAGAGAAAAGACATGAAGTCACCAATTACTACATTATTCATTCTCTtagtttactttttctccactttaactatttagtATGATTTTTCTAAAACATGTGTAAAAAATGAAAGGGGCCGTCATCTTAAATGGGACAAATGGTGTACTAAACAATGAATAGGGGTGCCATTACACACAACTCAAACTTAGAAACTTTCTACAAACCAATATAGCGCCAATCGATATTTAGACAGCAGTTACATGGTCGTTATAAGATGAGTGGTAGGTAGTTTTGTCTCCCACGAGCCTCGAGCTTATTCGTCTCTGGGCAAGGATCACCTGCACAaacgaagaagatgaagatggaGATGACGCGAAAGAAGAGACAACAGGTATAATTTTTTATCTAACCTGTTTATCCCAATCAGTGGTGCTAATCAAGAAAGCAAGTATAATTGTTTGGACACCTATCCCAATTATCATCCCAGTCCAAACACCCTATCAAACATAATTTGTTAAGATAAGCAAgcaacaacaaacaaaacctTAGCTTCATCAACTCACCTCAACTTGGAGGTTGAATACATAACCAAGAAGGACTCCCAATGGTACCCCAACCAAGTAATACGAACCAAGAAGGACTCCCAATGGTACCCCAACCAAGTAATACGAACCGAGGTTCACAAACGCGACAATGCCTTGTTGCGCAGCTCCAGACGCAACACCTAAACCCcagaaaaatgattttattatcGATTGAGACTTCAAAAAATTAATCGTTTAGCATAGCTCACCTGTGAGAAAGGGTTGAACGTTGTTCAAAAGTACATAAACGGCAACAAGAGGTGAGAGACGTGCAAATGCCTCGGCCACCTGCTCACTCTTGGTGAACAAGTAGGCCACATTCTCCTTGAACATCAAGAAAACAAGCATTAGCACCGCTCCGATGGAGACTGACATCACAAGCGTTGTCACAATAGAGAACTTTGCAGCTATGGTATCCTTCCTCCCCAGCTCATTCGAGACGCGCACACTGTTGAGAAGAGAATGGAATACATTAGTCCTCAAGACAACGAGCCAGACACGCACCTTAATAAGAACGATGGCTACCTTACTGCAGATAGGAAGCCTCCCGACACCACTGTAGTCCAGCCAGTGATGATAAGACTACAAGAACGCCACCAAACATAATTTGTAAAAATCAACCAATTAAACGAGATGAAAGAAGAAACCATACCAGATCGAAAGAGCATCAATCGCCACCTCTGCATTCTCCATCTTTCCAGTCAGAAGAATCAATATCAAGTTGTAACAAAATTCAATTCTGAAACCAAGACAAAACATACATGTCATATGACATACATAAACAGTTCATATGTTGGTTATGATAGAAGAAGTCTAACCAGATCATTACACCAGACGACACTACAAGCTTGACCGTCGCTTCAAGATCCCTGAACGCTAAGGCCGTGAAGCCTCTCCACGTCTCTCTGCAGCCTCCGACCACCATATACAAAAGTTGGCCTAAATTCATGATCAAGAAAGCCAAACAAGTGGATGACATGACTCCAGAAACGCCAAACTCCAACTTCACAACCAGAAACCACGAGAGGAGCACGTGCACGAGCAAGGATACAATTGCATAGCATGACAAGACGAAGTTCTTGCTCTGAGACTGCAGATAGGCATTGCAGCCGTACATTGCACCATACAAGAAGACGACAGCGATGAACCAGGGAGCAACATCCCCTGCCATGTCCGCAATGTTGTGGTCCTGTCCTAATGCTTTCAGAACCGGAGCAGCAAACACGAACATGGGTGTGACCAGTACACAGACAACGAGCAAGATGATGCACGATTGCTGAAGATAAATTCCAAGCTTCTCGTATTGTTTGGTGCCGTATGCTTGCCCACATAGAGTCCCCACCCCACCAACCATGCCTAGCTGCATATTTGTAACCAAAAAAGATCTTCATTTTGCTAGAAACTAAATAAATAGGGGTCAGTACCTGAATGCCAAGGACAAATCCGAAGAGCACGGTGAAGACGAGGGCGTAAGCAGCAAGGTGTGTGGAGCCAATGTGGCCCATAAAAGACTGCTAACTACATGTACACCAAATGTTGAAAAGGGTGTTAGGATAGCTGGGACAGCTACAATCAAcaccttttttttatctcaCTCCATATTTTCTTCTCCAAAGATGACTCGGCTTCGTCTCCGGCTAAATCAAGTAGGCTTTCCTTCATGTCTCCTCCCATTCTGTAGTGATCAGGCTATTGCACCTACCCTTCTGCAATTTATACATGTCTGGTACATTAGTTTTATGAGTTTTAACATAATCTGCTTAAGAATTAGTGCATTCACATGATTAGCGATCACACAAACTAATCAACAGACAAAAGGGAGAGTGAGCATTTTCTTGAAGAATTGATACGATTTATATTCTTGCTATCAAAAACAGACATACACATACACTTACAGAATAACACAAGACGAGTTGCAACAATCTTTCAGACAAGAAACATTAAATCATGCTTTCACTAAAGAGAAGGGATGACTGAAGATGAAGAAATTAGTAAAATGAAATGAGTCCAAGAACTCACCTGTAAtatcttgttttattttttgagaGAATCTTCTTTCTTACTCTCA
Encoded here:
- the LOC121756299 gene encoding peroxisome biogenesis protein 5-like; translated protein: MAMRDLVSGGAACAVPGSSSSSNPLGALANALIGSSSKTQERLQEIPTATATASDGNLHAGMGEPFNATLPGSELEYMHPNVQGSEFLQGFHSMDQNRFSDAWDDIQRPQIPHFQGRAGPTNLPLEHARLQQDFDGPPQKVLSNFLHSFLHSGHGSIPFHPASLPVLGLSEGDKQCIRDRSSIMARHLFADKSEEFIHTQVNALLSALDIDNDIRARGPIHGRFPELEEYWTESQHMKPMSGRADGWASEFSQQLVPHDNPNMWAQSFERQHGANGWASEFEHEHLQLASVDQMRATGVPNLAAMEQTRMLAHTLAQNNDPKFQNSKFLQFVSKMSRGEITIEDNQFKPAGISAPGDWAAEYEQQHSGGRSWADQFSNEQLSQGPHGWANEFATERGQQGSTEDEWANEFSKLNVNDWSDEFERQVADGVLGDSSGDNWANAYDDYVNEQAALKQKSDASRGVYVFSDLNPYVGRPNPMKEGQELFRKGLLSEAVLALEAEVLKNQDNAEGWRLLGIAHAENDDDQQAIAAMMRAHEVDPTNLEVLLALGVSHTNELEQAAALKYLYSWLRHHPRYSAIAPPDHPENLYYADVARLFNDAAKLSPEDADVHIVLGVLYNLSREYDKAIEAFQTSLKLKPRDYSLWNKLGATQANSVQSADAILAYQEALNLKPNYVRAWANMGISYANQGMYEDSIRYYVRALAMNPKADNAWQYLRISLSCASRNDMFEACDSRNLDILQKEFPMI